The genomic region ttgattgattgataggGCACTTGAGCTAACATTTATTCCATATGCTATATGATGCCGTTAGCAGATCGTAAGATCGTTTATTGCTttccagtttttgtttgtttactagAACAGGAACGCGTAGCTCTTCGCTCCTATGAATACTGCTATTAGATGCACCTGGAGCTGCGGGCGCTTGAAGTCGGCAGCACGAGAATGTATAGACGCGTCTTTGCCGCTCAGTTTGTTTCGTATCGTTCCCTGTTACGGTGTGTCAAACGTGATAATGGGATATTGGTTCACTATTCGGAGCGTTCACGAGACGATAAGACCATTCTACTACCTTCTTAAAGTGACGGGATTAGCTCCATTTCCGCCTTCACAACGTCCTGAGTGCAAAAGGTCGACGTTATTGTGGGAACTTGTGTACTCTGGAGGTTTTGTGGCTTTCTATTCATTCGCGATCTATAGTTATCTACTCTGGACGAATACAATCAGTCTCTATGCTTCTAAAATAGTTATTGTGGCGGAGAATAGTTACATGGTGTGTGAATACGCAACGACAAATTTTGCGATAGTGATGGCATGGTTCGTACGACGGCGAGTGATGCTTTTCCTCGAGAAAATTCACTGTATCGATGGCCAGTTGGCCAGTTTGGGAAAACAATTGAATCACAGCTTGCAACACTTTCGTGTGACTATGTTCTGCTGTTTGCTATTAGGATCCTTTGCAATCCTGCTCTTCAATAGCATTTACGCGCTTGTAGGCAGTGTGGGTGTGCTCGAAGAGCCAAGTTCCTGGTATCTTGATGTGATGGCTTTATCGATATTGAGCCTCTGCTTTCTTCTGCAAATACTACAATTTGCGTTGGCCGTGGTACTCCTGATGACGCGATACTGCGCACTAAATGATTGCTTCAGGTGAGTTGGACAACTTGTTAGTGTCGTGAGCGACACACCAATATGAATCCAAAGGCGCGGACGATAGTTACCACCATTGGGCTATTAAGCATGTCATTCAGTAAGGCCGATGTCGCTGCACAGAGAGGATGCCCTGGTGGCGTTTGAATGTTTCAGTGTACTGGTGAAGTGCCTCGGAGCTAATCCACCTTTTTCGAGCGATCATAAACGCAGACAGCTTTTGTTTCGATGCATAAACATTCTTTCGATAGTGCTTTCTACTACCTTCTACAGTTTTCTCCTGTTCTGCATATCACTCGATTCCAGTCTGCTGAAAGCCGAAGGGAAGTCATTGATTGTAGCACGGATGCATGACCTTTATTTCGTACTGCGTTATATCACTGTGATCATAGTGCAGGTGCATGTTCTTTTCAATGGCAGTAAAATAAATCGCCTTTTCGGGGCAATCAACAACATCACGAATGTAATGGTACTATTGGCCAACAGAAAAGGTCGTTCTATTAAGTTGCAATACTATGGAACATTTGGGTTCGCCAAATGTTTGCGTTTATTCTCCGTGTCGTACCCTTTTGTCTGCCTTGGAATTTCTTCGATGCTGTTAAAGATGATGGACAAGGGCAAGCTTGTTGGACACGTGTTTCAGTTCGTgaggtttctttattttacaacATACGTTCATATCTGGCTGCAGGCGACATTGGCTATTCTCTTAGTTTTATCTCGATACGAAGCGCTAAAGGATCTCCTAGGGTAAGCTGGTGTATATTTAGCTACTTATTATATTACAATTACATAATTTTCCAACATTCACTCTTACAGAgcattgttaaaaaaatatgaaaattctCGCGCTATTCATTGCGCATGCTAgattggtttgtttacatttccgTATCGGAGCTGTTTACATTTGATCAACGATCAACACGAACATAGGTGCGGCTTCAAATTCTTTCATTCTCAGTATCAATTTGCCGCCAACGAGTGGAACATTCAATTTCGTTCCCGGGCAAGTGATTGAATCGTGAGCTATGCGTTGGTTTATGGTGTGCAGCGTGTACGAAACGGTGCggccatttttgtttctacttaGGTTAGCTGGCCTAGCCCCGTTCTCTACGGAGCAAGGACATCGTATTAGATGTATTAATCGAATCCTAAAGCTCATTTATGTGGTTGCATATCTGAGTGTCTACTCATATGCCATATACTCGTTCATTTTCGTGGTTAACATAGCGGAACTTCATCTTTCTTTAATTATCGGAACAATGGAGTGTGTACAACTCTGTTGCCAGTATTTAACGATCGTTTTCGCTCTGTTGTACGCGCTTACTTTGGAGTCAAAAGTTACATGCCTGCTAAAGCTCCTTCACGAGTGGGACATCCAGTTGGGATCTTTTAACTCCTCACTTGACCATCAACGATTGCATTTTTATATCACGGTGCTCACTGTAGGTACCTGTGCCTCGTACATTATGCTGGTCGGCACACATGTGCCGTTTATGTTACAGATTGCTCCCCATATCAGACCTTCGTTGAAAGATATATTACCGGCTGCCATGTTTGGGTTGTGCTACTTGATGCAAATAGTTCAGTTTCTGGTCTTCCTACTCATTATCAAGGATCGCTACTTTGTGCTTAACCGAGTTTTCAGGTAGGTGAATATATACGGTAGTGTTAGGGGTTAATTAATTATCGTGCGCATATGTTACAGGAGTGTTTGTCAACAAGTATTTATGTTTGTTCGATGAGTAAGCCAATATTTGGCACTTGAGACAAATACTTATGGATTCCTGCCCAAGCTTACATCAGTACAATGATGACTTCCAACGAGGACGCATTAAAAGCGTTTCAAAGTTTTACCCTGTTGTTGAAATGTCTCGGCCTGTATCCTCCAGTGACCTGTAGAAACAAGAGAGCCTTGCTTCGTTATAAACTTGTGAATATGTTAACCATCACAATGTCAGTAGCATTCTACGGTTTTTTGCTACTGTTCCATTCTCTCGATATGGAGACAATCAAGCTCGGGTCGGGCTCACTAATAATGTCCCGAAtgcatgatttttattttgtatcacGTTATCTGATGGTTGTGGTCGTGTTGTTGCACTTCTACTTTAACCAGGGTACTGTCGACAAGCTCTTCGATAAACTCAACAATGTGTCTCATACCATCGTAGAACTAACACGAAGCCCACACAACTCAATCGGTTATATTGGGACGAGAAGATTTGCTAAACATTTGCGTTGGATCTCAATGACATATCCGTTTATGTTCGTGACGATAACATACCTCGTGGAGCAATTGATGCCCAACTATGGCGTGCGTGTCCACGCGTTCAATATAGTGCGTCTGTTGTACTTTTACTCGTACGTTCACCTGTGGATGCAATCGATTTTAACATTGCTTCTTGTGTTTTCAAGATTTGCTGCAATCAATCGTATTTTTAGGTAAGAAACcaagaaaaattaatgaaCCTATTGCTAATGTTATTCTATCAACAATTTCTAAGTAATCACTATTCCTTTAAGCCTTTACAATTAACCACACACACTCCATGAACTATACCCCTTAGTCTCTATAAAGAAATTGATGCGCAAACTCTCCCTTTGTAAACAAAAGATGAGTTCATAAATGGTGTCGATAAAGGAATGAATATAGTAATTAATTCTTCGCCACGAGGAGTGGCGTTGTTTAGTGCAGGTAAATAGAGAATGCAAATAAGGCCAGCAAGATTAATTGATTTACTTGGCATGGTTGTGGAAAAA from Anopheles coustani chromosome 3, idAnoCousDA_361_x.2, whole genome shotgun sequence harbors:
- the LOC131258784 gene encoding uncharacterized protein LOC131258784; amino-acid sequence: MMTSNEDALKAFQSFTLLLKCLGLYPPVTCRNKRALLRYKLVNMLTITMSVAFYGFLLLFHSLDMETIKLGSGSLIMSRMHDFYFVSRYLMVVVVLLHFYFNQGTVDKLFDKLNNVSHTIVELTRSPHNSIGYIGTRRFAKHLRWISMTYPFMFVTITYLVEQLMPNYGVRVHAFNIVRLLYFYSYVHLWMQSILTLLLVFSRFAAINRIFRMYFPTSPSTVGSRGEFAICSEKEQINVLKQIKILHDKLNDVVELVNYCFSVQITFCVGLCFVIGVVCSFGLFRAFIYRNELFYMGVLNFIWYMYYLFFVLFFIAVGSKISREGKRIGVFVHKAINCSSSAAVISELNLFSQQLLHRCPVITCGLFVYDWTLCYTMIGATATYLIILIQFDVSFPNLVNLNATAVYRSST